One window of the Babesia microti strain RI chromosome IV, complete genome genome contains the following:
- a CDS encoding hypothetical protein (overlaps_old_locusTagID:BBM_III06295), with the protein MLYQVIALHTLIITHITHSVVECKNVKIGQVLLSKKFGTIDKCSNLKAESVNANTICLSSCAKSSTDPEIKCNTSANTWNYDLVLQSPATFSTPKGHQGCSINESRYKCIAMRNDSRECDQVKHLNPGDHCYTSCGQEQCPAGEFQQVTSEDFKKGDCKEGYRVRCVATEKVNISKSRRFVLEMAMNEH; encoded by the exons ATGTTGTATCAAGTTATCGCATTACACACTTTGATCATTACACATATTACTCATTCAGTTGTAGAATGTAAGAATGTTAAAATTGGTCAAGTTTTATTGTCAAAAAAGTTTGGTACTATTGATAAATGTTCAAACCTAAAG GCGGAATCAGTGAACGCCAATACTATTTGCCTATCCAGTTGTGCCAAATCATCAACAGATCCAGAAATCAAATGCAATACATCGGCAAACA CATGGAATTATGACCTTGTACTGCAAAGTCCGGCGACATTTTCTACTCCAAAGG GGCATCAAG GCTGCTCAATTAACGAGTCTCGATACAAGTGCATTGCAATGAGG AATGACTCAAGGGAATGCGATCAAGTGAAGCATCTAAACCCAGGGGACCATTGCTACACTAGCTGCGGGCAAGAACAATGCCCTGCTGGAGAATTTCAACAAGTGACTAGTGAAGATTTTAAG AAAGGCGATTGTAAGGAGGGTTACAGAGTGAGATGCGTGGCGACTGAGAAAGtgaatatatcaaagtCTAGGAGATTTGTCTTGGAGATGGCAATGAATGAACACTAG
- a CDS encoding hypothetical protein (overlaps_old_locusTagID:BBM_III06300), producing the protein MKLFATIVLQLGFIAFTSPNACHAMVYKDEDETSFIDNVTITPTEPMYHKRNPYRSNESSHLGFSFMNYDDISEQSTSNDLGISYAEESQRGTTTSPTTDKQTAKTETTKKASDKSAAIIDSNSTHDISNDVLDLSSLIRDFSNGNEHYVPLPTNSNLEEIKHYSDTIKTLNINTKDFDISNFVIKPKLTSHVSKSRLYTGSSSDIAEKLKLQELTIVKEGDIFVGRIYDGYNFQFKPKFHEPPTSFNEILNTEL; encoded by the coding sequence ATGAAACTATTTGCTACAATAGTCTTACAATTGGGATTTATTGCATTTACAAGTCCAAATGCATGTCATGCTATGGTATACAAAGATGAAGACGAAACCTCTTTTATCGATAATGTAACAATAACACCTACTGAGCCCATGTATCATAAGAGAAACCCATACCGCAGCAATGAATCATCACATTTAGGCTTCAGTTTCATGAATTATGATGATATCTCCGAACAATCTACGTCCAATGATTTGGGTATCAGCTATGCTGAAGAATCACAAAGAGGCACAACCACCTCCCCCACCACTGACAAACAAACTGCAAAAACCGAAACAACAAAAAAAGCTAGTGATAAAAGTGCAGCAATTATTGACTCCAATTCTACACATGACATTAGTAACGATGTTCTAGATTTATCTTCACTTATCAGGGATTTTAGTAATGGTAATGAACATTACGTTCCTCTTCCTACTAATTCAAATCTTGAAGAAATTAAGCACTATTCCGACACAATTAAGACGTTAAATATAAACACTAAAGATTTTGACATTTCTAACTTTGTTATAAAACCCAAACTTACTAGTCACGTTAGTAAATCACGACTATATACTGGCAGCTCCTCAGATATCgctgaaaaattaaaattacagGAACTTACTATCGTTAAGGAGGGagatatatttgttggCCGTATTTATGATGgttataattttcaatttaaaCCCAAATTTCATGAACCACCCACATCTTTTAATGAGATTCTAAATACTGAACTAtaa
- a CDS encoding peptide alpha-N-acetyltransferase (overlaps_old_locusTagID:BBM_III06305) — MISLTEISCLDLYRLDNVNLDPLTENYDFEFYFYYLSNWPDLCACYRTQDGVIAGYIIGKIENKKTRYGHISALSVDLEFRREGIAEKLVKYFENRCFQHHFVMYVDLFVRVSNDVAIRFYKSMLYKVHTRIPNYYSDGEDAYEMRKYP, encoded by the exons atgatttcattGACTGAAATATCGTGTCTCGATTTGTACCGTCTAGATAATGTTAATTTGGATCCATTGACCGAGAATTATGACTTTGAGTTTTATTTTTACTACCTTTCCAACTGGCCCGACCTATGTGCATGTTATCGCACGCAGGACGGGGTCATCGCTGGTTACATAATAG gtaaaattgaaaacaaGAAAACACGATATGGGCACATATCTGCCTTATCAGTTGATCTGGAGTTCCGGCGTGAGGGTATAGCCGAAAAACTAGTAAAATACTTTGAAAACCGTTGCTTCCAACATCATTTCGTGATGTACGTGGATCTCTTCGTGAGGGTTTCTAACGATGTGGCCATACGTTTTTACAAATCTATGCTATACAAAGTGCACACTAGGATTCCCAACTACTATTCGGACGGAGAAGACGCCTACGAGATGAGGAAGTATCCCTAA
- a CDS encoding hypothetical protein (overlaps_old_locusTagID:BBM_III06310), with the protein MVAPGCSTDPVVIELGRKHCSVARTSKEYESYKTELLNRQSHLDHLKASGGDEHDIKRSNEFLEETQMVLANRKEILIKYINELKSAIINTNPESVAIESRESINNAIKAANDTLSMLKEDCPELFE; encoded by the coding sequence ATGGTTGCCCCTGGATGCTCAACAGATCCCGTAGTAATTGAATTGGGTAGAAAACATTGCTCAGTTGCCAGGACTAGCAAGGAGTACGAATCTTACAAAACTGAACTCCTCAACCGTCAATCCCACCTGGATCATCTAAAGGCTTCTGGTGGTGACGAACATGATATCAAGCGTTCCAACGAATTTCTTGAGGAAACTCAAATGGTTCTAGCTAATAGAAaagaaattttaataaaatatatcaatgaaTTGAAATCGGCAATTATCAATACCAACCCGGAATCAGTGGCGATAGAATCTAGGGAGTCTATTAACAATGCCATTAAAGCTGCTAATGACACTCTTTCCATGCTGAAAGAGGATTGCCCGGAGTTATTCGAGTGA
- a CDS encoding conserved Plasmodium protein, unknown function (overlaps_old_locusTagID:BBM_III06315), with protein MENLPNCSDVIQDEELVSNLCRNNATCKIRIHEEYVEALCDCSRLTNNTHYFVGKYCEIAVPHPRVSSNDINDSLNTCFIEDLLGINEWKNNFSIYGKIVN; from the exons ATGGAAAATCTACCAAATTGTAGTGATGTAATTCAAGATGAAGAATTAGTGTCTAATCTGTGCAGAAATAATGCTACCTGCAAAATTAGAATACATGAGGAATATGTAGAGGCGCTATGTGACTGTTCAAGATTGACAAATAATACACACTATTTCGTTGGTAAATACTGCGAAATAGCAGTGCCACATCCTCGTGTATCGTCAAATG ATATAAATGACTCACTTAATACGTGTTTTATTGAGGATCTACTGGGTATCAATGAATGGAAAAACAACTTTAGCATCTACGGTAAGattgtaaattaa
- a CDS encoding phenylalanyl-tRNA synthetase alpha chain (overlaps_old_locusTagID:BBM_III06320), with the protein MEDELPTFLENLKSLFSKSVSKNISSLDLPGEHEQNIRYLRTLSVTYHVNIENQSKLVYKLSLEGEGYFLNGSPEFQLYKQVISSPKGIAVNVAKEDHKIGLSQALKLSLVKIDDGLVVSNAECELKDSTQSLLGIVKDFGFDNDKLISILKEHGESERAINDLKRRKLIEQQKISYLLVRPGKNINVKLKKQITDITADMLAKGTWMEYEIKPYNYYSSGKRMLMGQIHPISKCIEEFSYILTCMGFEELPPSCYVTSSFWSFDALYMPQQHPSRDQQDTFFTKDPCRSKPESVPKDYLENVKKVHGNGKDFGSTGWRYQWDIKESEKLIMRTHLTSGTSRLLKKMAEEIKQGLPIIEKRYFIIEKVFRNESIDSTHLAEFHQMEGIVFGENQSLSHLIGILDMFYKKIGLTEIKYKPAYNPYTEPSMEIFGFHPKLNKWIEVGNSGIFRPEMLLPMGLPSNVMVLGWGLSIERPTMIKYDIHNIRDLVGYYNSNSLI; encoded by the exons ATGGAGGATGAATTGCCTACCTTTttagaaaatttgaaatctCTGTTCAGCAAATCAGttagtaaaaatatttctagTTTGGATCTTCCTGGAGAACACGAACAAAACATTAGATACTTGCGTACTTTATCGGTAACATACCACGTAAATATCGAAAATCAGTCAAAACTAGTATACAAACTTTCCCTTGAAGGCGAAGGTTATTTTCTTAATGGATCGCCTGAATTCCAGTTATATAAGCAAGTAATATCCAGTCCTAAG GGTATCGCAGTAAATGTTGCTAAGGAAGATCATAAAATCGGTCTGAGCCAGGCATTAAAGTTGTCGCTCGTCAAAATTGATGATGGTTTAGTAGTAAGCAATGCCGAGTGTGAGTTAAAGGATAGCACACAATCCTTACTGGGTATAGTTAAAGATTTTGGTTTTGATAATGACAAATTGATATCTATATTAAAGGAGCATGGAGAATCTGAAAGAGCAATTAATGATCTCAAACGTCGCAAACTAATTGAACAGCAAAAAATATCCTATCTATTAGTAAGGCCCggtaaaaatatcaatgtTAAGCTTAAGAAACAAATAACCGATATAACCGCGGATATGTTGGCAAAGGGCACGTGGATGGAGTACGAAATAAAGCCATATAACTATTATTCCAGCGGTAAAAGGATGTTAATGGGTCAAATTCACCCAATATCTAAGTGCATTGAAGAATTCAGTTATATTCTCACTTGCATGGGTTTTGAAGAACTCCCTCCCTCGTGTTACGTAACCAGCTCATTTTGGAGTTTTGATGCACTATATATGCCTCAACAGCATCCGTCAAGAGATCAGCAAGATACCTTTTTTACCAAA GATCCCTGTCGATCTAAACCAGAAAGTGTTCCTAAGGATTATTTGGAGAATGTCAAGAAAGTTCATGGTAATGGAAAAGATTTCGGTAGCACAGGGTGGAGATATCAGTG ggACATTAAAGAAAGTGAAAAGCTAATTATGCGAACTCATTTAACCTCAGGGACTAGTAGGTTACTTAAGAAGATGGCAGAGGAAATTAAGCAA GGTCTTCCAATAATTGAAAAGAGATACTTTATCATAGAGAAAGTATTCAGAAATGAATCAATAGATTCGACACATTTGGCTGAATTCCACCAGATGGAAGGTATTGTTTTTGGAGAGAACCAAAGTTTATCGCATTTAATTGGAATTCTAGACATgttttataaaaaaattggtCTCACAGAAATAAA GTATAAACCTGCATACAACCCGTACACCGAACCCAGTATGgaaatatttggatttCATCCTAAGCTAAACAAATGGATAGAGGTTGGAAATAGTGGTATTTTTAGGCCAGAAATGCTGTTACCAATGGGTTTGCCCAGTAACGTCATGGTACTAGGATGGGGCCTATCCATTGAACGACCAACCATGATCAAATACGATATACACAATATACGAGACCTGGTGGGCTATTATAACTCAAATTCCTTAATttag
- a CDS encoding double-strand break repair protein MRE11 (overlaps_old_locusTagID:BBM_III06325), with protein MVLKKSSFKSVFTNKAPLITSIIQSPNLRLAKNINNESKITDYEPKIRNVSNFHRITSRMDTHSVGSDVNFDKTPPMLSNLPLKVEHENNFTANISSNCIENITCEDVYCYTQNSNEESPDGYSNESLYSQSDSDVFKILIATDSHLGFKDDDMYLADDPINTFHEILYLASKLNVDCIFHSGDLFDQNKPSRTTMYKTMELLNKYCLGANKIAFEVFESSNVMHNDDKSLLLSTKNVFTDKHNVKLPIFIIHGNHDNPSHEKGLSPIDILDVSGLVNYFGKIEDFNHINVKPLLLKKGKTKIALYGLGWIKDERLVRAFQTNKIEFSVPNNLSEWICILLFHQNRYRGSGVSAPVESCIPESYIPDFIDLIIWGHEHESQRAPVKSATKNHRILQLGSSVRTSLIQSETLPKHVALLEVKLDSYKIYPIRLETVRPMIYRDIALKDYDVLPQEKSIWDFLTIMIQNLLSEREVNDDKNVSTDNILTLSTLLSNLKETNNENEFDRIIEKVHSMPLVRVKIDYTGFPTINPKSFGSQFIGKIANPFEIIRFYKRKTQSIKNNGNKTVSDELVNLDLQHIDNKGIFDIIYESVDVTGNKLNFFSEHELNLAVQGFVLGMDSKAISSYVSKYVDEMSSYIANNLSKYIFSDEDMLKFIELKALERANLLRSELENKAQKIGESNEIKGGNNSIYCDEIDSNNLSLCNNMCTIKQIPNVDMGVKRVMGDAISDTVVKKKITFNN; from the exons ATGGTATTGAAGAAGTCGTCATTCAAATCAGTTTTTACCAACAAAGCACCACTCATCACAAGCATAATTCAATCGCCAAATTTACGACTCGCTAAaaacataaataatgaGTCTAAGATAACAGATTATGAGCCTAAGATCAGGAATGTGTCGAATTTCCATAGAATAACATCAAGAATGGACACGCATAGCGTAGGTTCtgatgtaaattttgacaaaacTCCGCCAATGCTTAGTAATTTACCTCTGAAAGTCGAACATGAAAACAATTTCACTGCTAACATCAGTAGCAATTGTAtagaaaatattacatgCGAAGATGTATATTGTTACACACAGAACTCTAATGAAGAATCTCCTGACGGATATTCAAATGAATCGCTTTACAGCCAGAGCGATAGTGATGTATTTAAGATTCTCATAGCAACAGATTCACATTTGGGATTTAAAGATGATGACATGTATCTAGCAGATGATCCAATTAATACTTTCCATGAAATACTCTATCTGGCGAGCAAATTAAATGTCGATTGTATATTTCATTCGGGAGATCTTTTTGACCAAAACAAACCTTCGCGCACAACAAT GTATAAGACGATGGAATTGctcaataaatattgtcTGGGtgccaataaaattgcatttgaAGTATTTGAATCCAGTAATGTTATGCACAATGATGACAAATCGCTATTATTAAGCactaaaaatgtatttactGATAAGCACAATGTAAAATTAcccatttttattatccaTGGTAACCATG ataatcCTTCACATGAAAAGGGTTTATCTCCCATTGACATACTCGATGTTTCAGGCTTa GTTAACTACTTTGGCAAGATTGAAGATTTTAACCACATTAATGTTAAACCTCTGCTTCTAAAAAAGGGTAAAACGAAG ATTGCATTATATGGTCTCGGATGGATAAAAGATGAGCGTCTTGTACGCGCTTTCCagacaaataaaattgagtTTTCCGTGCCTAACAACTTATCAGAGTGGATTTGTATATTACTTTTTCATCAAAACAG ATATAGAGGCAGTGGAGTGTCAGCTCCAGTAGAATCCTGCATACCAGAATCTTATATCCCCGACTTCatagatttaataatatgg GGGCATGAACATGAATCGCAGCGGGCTCCTGTAAAGAGTGCCACCAAAAACCATCGCATACTTCAGCTAG gatcTTCCGTTAGAACATCACTAATCCAATCTGAAACACTGCCAAAACATGTAGCATTACTAGAGGTCAAATTGGACagttataaaatatatccaatTAGACTTGAAACTGTTAGGCCCATGATATACAGGGAT ATTGCACTTAAAGATTACGATGTGTTACCACAGgaaaaatcaatttgggATTTCTTAACAATAATGATCCAAAACTTATTATCTGAAAGAGAGGTcaatgatgataaaaatgtatccaCTGACAACATTTTAACTCTTAGCACGTTACTCTCCAATTTAAAAGaaacaaataatgaaaaCGAATTTGATAGAATAATAGAAAAAGTTCATAGTATGCCTCTTGTTAG AGTGAAAATAGATTATACTGGGTTTCCCACAATCAATCCCAAAAGTTTCGGCTCTCAATTCATCGGTAAAATCGCAAACCCCTTTGAAATCATTCGTTTCTATAAACGTAAAACTCAGTCTATCAA aAACAATGGCAATAAAACTGTTAGCGATGAATTAGTCAACCTTGATCTGCAACACATAGATAACAAGGGAATATTCGACATA ATATATGAAAGTGTAGATGTGACAGGCAACAAATTAAACTTCTTTTCAGAACACGAGTTAAATCTTGCAGTACAAGGATTTGTACTAGGAATG GACAGCAAGGCTATCAGCTCATACGTTTCCAAATATGTGGATGAAATGAGTTCATATATCGCAAACAACTTATCaaagtatatatttagtgACGAAGATATgctaaaatttattgaattaaaGGCCCTA gAAAGAGCAAATCTGTTGCGCAGTGAATTGGAAAATAAAGCCCAAAAAATTGGAGAAtctaatgaaattaaaggaggcaataattcaatatattGTGATGAAATCGATTCGAACAATTTATCTCTATGTAATAACATGTGTACAATAAAGCAGATTCCAAATGTAGACATGGGTGTAAAACGCGTTATGGGAGATGCAATTTCCGATACAGTTgttaaaaaaaaaattacctTTAATAACTAG